The Camelus bactrianus isolate YW-2024 breed Bactrian camel chromosome 11, ASM4877302v1, whole genome shotgun sequence genomic interval tttaaaaaattactattctAATAGcagaaataattaacatttacCTCGCCCTTTAATTTACAAAAAGCACTTTCACACTCTCTCAACCTTCACAAAAGCTCCATGAGGCAAGAAGAGGTTATTATTATTACGATTATTAATTTCACACATGTATAACCTGCATATCAGAGAAGTTAGTTGATTTTCTGAAGGCACACATCCAGAACTAGAGACCAGGTATGGACTCCAAATGatgttttttccattattttgtgCTACTGAgcaaaatttaaatgaatgagcTTCTGTTGAAGTAGTATTCAATTCTAATGAGCCTAACTTAGTAGCGCCAGGATTGCTGAGACGGACCTCCTGGATCATGCTGTGAGCATAACGAGAACCCGGGCGGCATCTACTGAATTAACTTGGGCACAGTGTCATCACGATCACAGCACCAGCCTAGGAATCAGCCTGGATCCCCTCTTGACTTCACCCCTTTTGGCGTCTCACACACCTGCCTCCTTCTCACTCAGAACCTGTGTTTGTGGGTTCCTCGCCAGGAGGGAATTCCCGCCATCACTCACCTCACTGGTTCCCTCTCACCATCAAGTCTTTGTCCAAAATGCCATCTCCTCAGTGATGCCTCACCTGGCCCCCAATTTCTCTTGGTCATAgtaccctgttttattttctttagtttacttgtttatttagaTATGTGTTTATGGTCTCCCTTCTAAATACGAACTGCTTTGGGGGTCGGAGGCAGGAACTTCTGTTGTCCTTGATGGTTCCCGAGCAgttaaaatagtgcctggcacttagtaagcaCAATGTAAAATCTGAATTATGAACCCTAGGAAACCTTGTTGGCTAGACCCACCTGAGATAAGAGCTCTTCGGatctcttcttctcttcctcaagTTTTTCCCTGGCAAGGTCATTCTCTTCCTTGAGCCtttgtattttctctgttttatgcCTGTCATCTTCCAGATACTGTACATCTGCCTTTCTTTGTGAACACAGCAGTTGATTTAAATCTTGAACTTCTTTCTGGGTTTCTTCATACTTTCTTCGAAATTCACTAAgttcaaaattcaactgagtGATGGTTTGTCGCTGCACCTCAAGATCATTTTTTGCATTTGCCAAGAGATGGTTGTaaaatttctgcttttcttcttgAAGACAACCTATGACAAACACATCAGGGCACAACTCACTTTATAAAATAGATCatcttcctgaaaaaaaaaatgtcagtatGTTTCTATAAACAAGATCACATTATTTCCTCACTTTCTAAAATGAAGGGTGAAGAGGTAGGGGCTCTGGTTGATATTTGACAGAACAAGAAACAGAAGTTCAGGTTGAAGTTACAAAATGAATAAAGAGAAGAACTAGAAATGGTAATATAATTATTCTGAGGGAGGGAAAGTCACTAAtgtctaaagaaaataaatcaacaaataagGACATTAGCTCATCATTTAAAGATACAGAGTAGTTAccaaaatcaaaaccagaaatgCTAAAAGCAGCTTCCCTGACGGGAGGAAGAAATAGGGATTAGGATGGCATGGGAAAGGTGGGGCAGGGCCTTCTGTACTGTGGTTACATTATTTTAACAAGTGCTTATATTACTTTGAtaaaacacagagagagagagagatagcagaagagaggcagagagcaagagagtgaaagggaaaagaaaaactgttaccaaaggaaaaaactAGACTTCACCCATCattaaaattctacttttatgTGCAATAAACTTATAAAGGCATTACAGTAGTAACTTTGTCCTCTTTAGGGATAAACAGCTTTGAATTATCTCTAGAGATAttcacccccccctttttttaacattagcttcatttaaaatattcaaatgtgAAGCTCTGAGATTACGAGTCTTGCTGGGCTTTCTTTAGCCTTGTCTTATGTAATTCAACGTTCCAGTCACACCAGGGCTGTCAGTCATTTAAATGAGTGCTTTGTATGGGGGTTTCTCTTTCCCTGGCTCATCCCCCGGAACGACTGAATCTACTTCCCTATTTGTAACACGAGACAGAGGATCTTTCCTGCCCCACCTCTCAGGGTTCTTGTGAAAGGATCAATGAATGTCAAGGAAGCTGCAAAGTACTTGACAAAAAGATAGCATCACTCATAAGGGACCTCACCTCACTTCTAGGGTGAGATTCAAATGATTGAAGAgtcatctataaaatgtaatCCTTCTCTTGGGAGTGATATAAATTCGTGCTAAAGGGAAGCGGAGTAAAAAGACAGTCGGTGATAAGGCCAGTACTAGGGGAAATAAACTGGAGAAGGACTTTGCAGGAGGGGaaggacatgcacaggggagaaAACAATGCGCCTTCAGAGATGCAAGGTCCCTCTACCCTGTGCCTTATGCCCTCTTGTATcagaaaataatgagaaatgaaacagactggcatttatttatttctcatttcaggGCTGGCAGACTTGCTCTTATTTTACTTTCTaacatgtatttataaaaaatCTATATTTGATGAATCTCTCCTTTTGGAAAATGTCAGGCAGGCCAACcccaaagaatatttttatacCAGTACCTTCTGATGCAGTCTTTTTTGTCTGCTGTGAGACTGCATGAGCAGCTGTTTCCGATTTCTGTTCCAACTCAAAGATCTTCGCTAAAAGTCCTTTAACGTAGACCTCTCGCTGCTGATCATACACAAGCCATTGCTGGTTTTTCTCCAGAGCctgaaagtgaaaatgaaagcaaatcaataacaacaacaaagaaacccCAAAATCTTAAAAAGGGAGCCCAAGTGATGCAGTCTTTTCCAGCACATAAAAACTCGAATGGCTCACATGGCATCCCACACAGAGACATGCTAATGCCGCACAGTTTCTGAATTCCTAGTAAGATGGTGAAGTCACGTTGACACAgggttaagttcatttgtctgcTGTCTCCTgtacattatgctgtacaacttGCTTTGTGTCTGTGTCCACATTATTTCCTGTAAACTAGAATGCTTTTATAGCAGAGGTGGAGATGCACCGTCAGACAGATACCCTTTAAGAAAGAGCTATTTCCGCCCAACACAGGGCTCTGCGTGGGAGCCCGCCCCTGGACAGACAGAAGCTCTGCCAGGTTTGCATCCGGGTCTGACGTGACCCTGCCCAGTCCTGCTGCCCTCCTCTTCCTTTCACAGATGCCACTTCCCAGTAAACTGCATGGCTAATTCCATCTTGGTGTCTGCCTCCCGGAGAAGCAAACTTAAATACTACCCCTTCTCTTTATCATCAATTTTTATCCTTTACCTCTTTGAGAACTGAAAATTCCCAAACGGGGACCACTCACCTGGGGTGAGTGTATAGGGGCTTCTGAACGCAGTTGTTTTATACatgttttatatgtatgtgtgtctgtgtgtgtgtattcattcattcattcattcattcatttataatttaCGTCACAGGAGGAAAATGTTAAGGGTGAAGGGCCACAGAAGGAGGCACACACGGTGATGCTAACACCCCTTTGCAATGGCCAGGCTCACTGGTGCTGAGCCCTCTGCCCTTGCCGCCCACGCTGATGTCTGTCTCCACAGGAATGCCGTGACGTCAGGTTTAGATGTTCATGCTCTCTTTACACAAATAGTCATTGAGACATTTCCCCAGCCTCTGAGGAACACAGAATGAAAAGGGGGCAGTCCCATCCTCTTGGACTGAAGGCAGTGACTCATCGGGTCTTGGCAAACTCTGATTGGGGATTTAGAAATCCTCAGTTGGAGGGTGATTTCCCCATCGAGAAGTGACAGGAGATGCAGGCCAAAAGCCCAAAAGCTTCAGGTTAGTTAATACAATAATCACTTATTAGAGTGAGGCAAAATAGCTACGGCTAATAAATTCCGTTCAACCTCTTCCCCAGTCCCCCAAAGTGCTAAActgttttaattatattaataactGAGAACTTTTTAAAGCTTCTAGACACAACTTCCTAAAACTGAAGCTATGTTCCCTTAGGCTGACATTAAAATCGTCCACAATCTGCTGCTTCCCATCGCTTCAGGTCGCAGCCTGGCCCTTCCTCTCCTCACTGCTGCCTCGTCTATACAACTGTGCACACCCTCTGGGCCTTGCTTAAATCCCTTCCTTTGCGCAGAGTGCCCTAGAACCCATTCCTGTGCCACCTGCCCCCTTAAATCCCATCTTTTCATCAAGTTCTAGAGAGTCCAGGCTGGTCTGTCAAGCCCCCTCACCGTAACTGTCCTCATCAAGCTTTCTCTCCTTTGTAAGCCAATAGTGATTTTAAGGTGCACTAGATCTAGCTGGCATCTTATACTCATGACCTTGATTGCTTATGGATGATACTGCTTATCTTAATTAGATCCCGCGCCCTCTGTTTAGATATTTTTCCCCACAGTTTCATGCACGTGTTCACTGTTTCCGTAGCAAGTGGCTGCCTGATAAATGTCTGTGAATGATGCTTACAGCACGGGGTGGGGAAACAATGGCTGCAAGAACAGCAAGCACCCGAGCCAGCCGTGTAGCAACACAACAGAGTTCGTGCATgctcagggaagggaggagagggcaggaaaggatcTAGCAGTTCCTATGTCTGagagtatagcacagggaaccgtattcaatatcttgtaataacctttaatgaaaaagaatatgaaaacgaatacatgtatgtatatgcatgactgggacattatgctgtacaccagagactaacacactgtaactgactatacttcaaaaaagttaattaattaattaatttaaaaaaaagaatctagtaGTTCCTTACATACAATAGAACAATCCATTCAGAGGGattcagaaagaataaaacactttcaAAAATCTCTTACTCATTTAACTAAGTAATGTATGAAAATGTAATCAGAACCCCTTTGTAATGGAACTATAACTACTTCTATAATCTTCCAAATGTATACATGGGTCCTTTGTGTCATAACTCATCCCAAACCTGTTGGAATTTATTATTACTAAAGATTAACGCATGGCAGCCAGAATGTATAACTTCTCATCCTTCAGGGCTGCCAGAAAGAAATGGTACAAACACAAAGTTCTTAACAAAGAAGTTGCATGGTGTAACTCTACTGACGTAGAATAAACATGCTGGAATACATTTTCAAAAGTGTTCAATTCTGTGGTAAGGAACATACTAGAAGTTCTTGGTTGTAGATCAGGACACCTTCTTTCAGGTAGGAATTTCCATCCTTTAAAGATACATGTGTTTGAGCTCCGTGTCCAAAAAGATCTACACATATGAAAACCCTTAAGTCTCGAGAGTTCCTCCAACCGTTGCTAGGCTGCTTCCACAAACATCCTACAAACTCATAAGCAAAGCTTCTAGGTATGGGGCTTAAAGGATTTTTCAGTGTCTGTTCTGTATAGAACTAGGAAATGGATTAGGACAGAGGCAGTCTCTGGAATCAAAGACTTAATCCAGGGCCCTCCCTCcagccacttttctctctgcaCCTTTCACGCAGCTctaacattaattcttcttgtGTGGCTTGAGAGTTCATGTATGAAGTGGACATACTGTATAGCCACTCTGTTTTATACACTCAAGTTTAGCTGATAAGAGATATGGCATTGTATGACTCAAAAAGCAAGCTTATatccaaatatttataaatcattgtATTAGATGCTAAAGATACCTAATTTTATACCAAATTTAAAATCTGTACATATTtaagaaatgtaaataattaaagTCAACGTTGAATGGTCatgaaaaatttcttcttttaaatgaatCTGTCCATACATCACTGAAGTACAAGAAACAAAACTACATTGGTTTAAGATGTGAGAGACAATATTCTAAAGTGCCACATGATGGCGATGTTACTTCAAAAAAGTAGTAAACACTTCTTTACTCCTGACCTCACTGACACTTTCCATTACTTTCTTCTCTTAATAGAATCAATAATAAATGAACCTGAAAGCGATCAGTAATTGTTGATATTATGAGTATTGCAACCTTAGAGTCCTCCTTGCATTAATTGTCTCTTCCAGCTTTGTGTCATCTACTCATTTGTTAGACACGCATTTACCATTTCCATCCAAGTtatcaataaaaatacagaacaagAGTAGGCAAAAGTGAAGCTGTGTGGAATGCTACTGATGCCCTTCCTCCTGCTTTGGCAGGGATCCATTAAATAGTCCTTGGGCAAAAATTCTAACACAGGTTGAAAAGTTAGCCTATattggaggaaggaaaaaatgtgTCAGTTGACAAAACTGGAATACGGATGATAGACTACATAGTATTGTGTccattcaatgtcttgtaatagcctataacaaaaaagaatatgaaaaggatatgcctgtgtgtatatatacatatatatataaatacatatatagagagaactgaatcactatgctgtacaccagaaaagaatacaacattgtaaatcaattatacttcaattaaaaaaaaaagaagtattgtGTCCATGTTAAACTTATTAAAGTTGCCATCTGTACTGTAGTCATGTAAGAGAATATCCTCATTCTTAGGAATACACGTTGAAGTAACTAGGCTTAAAGGGCTGTGGATATACACAACTcattctcaaatggttcagaagaaaatgtgtgtgtgtgtgtgtacaggggAGGGGActgaaagagaatgaaatgggGTAAAATGTTGAAAATGGTTCAGTTTGGTAAAGAATACATGGGCTTCTATGAACCATTTTTCATTCTTACAACTTTTCtgtgaatttgaatttttttcccaaataaaaagttaaaaagtaactATTAATTTATCTTCCCTAAATTCTGttgaaaaatcagatttttaaaattaagagcgAGGAATGCCTATAAAACTGCCTTTTAGCTATTTGGTTTCAAAGTTACTGACACTAGAGAATGTTCACAGCATTAACTCCTTGtagttatttcaaaatatcaaCTGACCTAAATGGTAGCTGAGGAATGATAATAGCTCGGCCTTAAGAAAGGGAAACATAGGTTTTTagggcttattttagtataacaAATACTGATTCTTAAAAGAGGTGGGCAAACTTCCACAGGAAGTTGTGTGGGAGCTTTGCAGAGGGGTGTAGGTCTAGAATTGCTGAGCTCAAGGGCCAAGTAATACGACATTAAGGACTCCGAAGAGTGAGAGTTCTCTTTCCCTGCTCCTAAATCCTCCAACTACAATTCTGCTGGTCTAAAAGATATGCTGAGATTCCAAAGGGATAACCAGAGCTAAACCACCTCTTGCTCCTCAAATGTTAAGTTAATGATTCTTAAAGGGTGGTCCTCAGATCAATGGCAGTAGCAGCCGCATCTGAAGCTTACTGGAAATGGAGAATCTCAGGTTCTATGCCGTATTAatcatttttacataaaaataacacTAGTACAATTCAAGAAACTTTGCAAGATTCCGTTTAGTAAGTCTTTCCAACTTTCTAGATGTTGGGGATAATATATGACCTACAAAAAACTTATTCTGATAGTTCTTTAAGAATTatgtttcttcattattttagTTACctctaaataaattattttgatgagGGGACTCTGGTACCCCACTATACAGACACTCAACAGATTTAAATTCTCCTTTTGAAGATCAAATAAACCTCAAGGTATACCTGCTAGATGAGATACAAAACAGGAATCTTAAGAGCATACTTAGATCAGGGTAGACATGCCAGTAATATTTCTGGAATCACAATATCTACATACTAGCCTAATAATTAAATCAAGAATTTCATACTTTGCCTACCTAAtcttaaaacttgaaaaaaatacactgtAAATAGTAGTCTTGTGTcctcaatttatttaatttccagCGAAACCCATCAATCCATTGAAGACATAAGTCTGAAATAATACAGCTTTAAGACATATCTAAAATAACCTCTTATCAAATTCTAGAGAAGAGAAACGTTGAGTAGACAAAGAATGTGTTTTGTTTCCAAACTACGAAAGCAAATCGTGGTTCCAAGGGAATAATGTCAAACTAAAGAGTATATCTTGCatggataaacaaaaagaaaagaaactacaaattaaattacattaaaataataaaatagttggGCAAATTAGATTTAGGTGGAGAAGGGATATTATTGAGGTATTTGGTAGAAATGAGTGATTTCTAGGGCTTTCTAGCCTAAAGAGACCACACGTAGAGGAAGTAAGCTTTCCTGGCCTTCTTGAACTCCTGGAAAGAGACTTACAGGTGGTAATCTAGAGAGATGATATCAAACCattcatttctctgtctcttcaaaagatttttttcaagtcaCAGCATTAATGTTGTCAATTTccatgagattttaaaataaatgaattagtcCTCTTTAGCTAcaacttaataaaagaaaagtgaACTTACGTCTTTCAGCTGTGTTTCCATTTCATGAATACTACTCACTGACGCATTGAAGCAACTTGCAGCCACAGTCTGTAAGTAAATCAATGTTAGTTAACATTGTAAATTTAACAACAGAAGTTTCCTAGTTTATTCAGTTCCATAATAATACAGTATATTCACAGGGGCACCCCCAAATCAGATCTAGTTCATGCTGGTGAACTATCACGATAGGTAGCAGAGAAGAATGAAGACATCCTGGAAGCTTCCTAAGCAGACTGGAAACCCTGAGATTTCATATCTAATCTGACTTGTAAGGTTCCTCTGGACCCCCGATCACCAGAATAGTCCTCAATGCATATGAATAGTCCAGTGGTTTTCATCAGAaggagacaaaacaaaaaactgggctactaaaatgaaatttggaaaacattaaATTGTCAGATGAAAGGTAAAAGTTGTTTTCTAGAATTACACTTGTATTACCAATAGTATTAATTAGTATTCGTTCGTATAGATCTCAAAACATAAtttgtctcctcttttttccttctttttctcataGAGGAAAAAGAGGGGAAGTAGGGGGTTAGGTACCCAGGCTAGCCAACAAAATTCATTAAAAGCTCTATCTCTGGCTTTTAATAGCTGTAAGGCAAGAGACTTGTGTGAAGCCTGGCAAGGAAgctcaaaatatattttcttttctccaaagggGCTCTAGACACTCACTCTAAGTATGtatccctttctccctttcaatTTAGTCTCTTAGGTGGAAACTATGACAGAGATAGTTCACGAAACCCCTTTCCTTTTATCCCTGGGTGCACcgtggactacatttcccagcattcCCTGTGGTTAGTGAAGTCATGACACTGAATTCTGACCAAcggaatgtgagcagaagtgagaTATGCTAATCCCAGGCCTAGCCCCCACGCTCCCCcaattctccacatgctctctagcCCACAGCTGTGTATAGAGGACCTGCACCTTGAGGGACAGGGGTATAGTCCTTCCTCCACTAAAAGGAACGAACCTGGATCTCTGAATGACTCTGTGGAGCAAAGCTTTCTCCACTCCAACCTGCACTAGATTGtgacatgaaagaaaaatcatcatttgtcatatgaaaaataatcatttggAGGTTGGTTGTTATAGCAATTAGACATGCTGATCATACAGAAATTAATAGTGGGCCTCCCACACAATTACTAtaagaatgcatttttaaaaattattcatttctaCCAAGATTTACATTTCTATCTTTAAAAGGGGAGAAACTAATCCTTGAGTTTTAAGGAAACATTTAGTCAACCACTTTGGATTTGACTGTAATGTTTCATGAGTTTCAGCTCTATGGAAATTCTGTAGAAAAACTTAACCTCTTTGAACTTATCTGTAGAAAAACTCAATCGTTCATCTATGAGAATGCACATAAATTATAGGTCTAATCAATCTGACTACCCTAAAGGGGAGATAACGTACAGAGACGTCTAACAATATAGAGATATTATACCTGAAAGCTACATATTTTCTTCTATAGGTGGTATTAATAATTGTAGTGTTAGTGTTATTCAAACTTCCAAAAGAATCAAAGGTATGATCAATGAGAAATCATGTATTTAGCACttactatatgtcaggcactaTCCTAGGTAATGTATATACATTGTAGCATTTAATCTCCAAAattcttattcagattttacCCATGTGAAAATTAAGGTTTAGGAGAGGAGTCTGGTGAATTCTAGTGTCGTCTCTAAGGCtagagaggttaaggaatttgTTCAGttacacagctagcaagtggaaGAACCAAGATTTAAACTCATATCTGCCTACCCACAAATCCTTGCTCTTTCTGCTACACTAGTGActctaaaacaaaaaaggaggagaaaaagccACATGTAGTTAGGAAAAGCATATTTGAATAATATAATTGGGTGTCACAACtatgaaaaataatcaaaaattgAAGCCTACTGTGTTCATGAataaagaattaaacaaaatctTCCTGACAGTTGTGGATACACAGTGGATTCTGCATACCTGGGCAAAACAATGGTGTGGGGAGTGGAGGGAGCCATATTACCTATTTTTATTTATGGAGAAGTACcaggctattaaaaaaaacaaagtaacctGTTAGTATACTACCTGTTTCACCACCTGACAAAGCATACTTCAATAGACTCATTCTTCATAAGAATTACAAACTATaacagaaaggttaaaaaaaaatctatgtttaaaGAAATTAGTACCTGTGATAAATGAAGTGTATTGGCTTTGCCTTCAAGTTCAGCAAGCCGAGCGGTTGTAGCAGACAACTGTTTTTTCAATACATCTGTCTCTTCAGACAGGGATTTTAACAGCtgttccctcctttccccttcctttgttttctcttccaGCTGTTCAAGCAATGTAGTAGTACTGTATTTAGCTTTCAGCTGGTCTCTGAGTCGCTGTATTTCTTTGTCCTTCTCTGTGAGGCAATAAGCATTCTTTTCCCTCTCAGCTTCAAGGACTCGAATTTTCTAGATATAAACTAACAAGAATCTTAGAACAAAGCCAGGTCAAATGTGAAAGTAAACAGTATACTACACTAAGCATTTATAAAGTGTTGATTACATATTGAGTCAGCATTATACCAGACACTAgggccaaaaaaagaagaaaccaaggTCTTATGCGGAGAGCTCATAGACAGGTAAACTAACACATTAATGCAATATGGTTAGTCCTGTAGTTAAGacatatataaaatgaatggGACATGGACACAGAAAGGAGAAACCAACTCTGTCAACAGTGGTGACAGAAAGCTAAGGAAAAGCTGGTTCTTACCTGAGTATCCACTAATCATTCCTCCATCATACCAGTTCTAATAATCTTACAGGCTAAAAGTGAGTCATACAAGAGATACGTGCTCACTGATGAACTTGAAGCGACAGAAGTTTAAAATTACAGAATGTTACAGCTGGGTAAAAGTGCATTTATAAACTTGCTTCTTATTATTAAATGATTTAGTATCAAATCTAGAAGGTGATCTTCAAAGAAGTGTTCAACATTTTCAAGGATTTGAAGGCATGCTTGCTAAACTGCTGGCATAAGGGAGAAAGCACCAAAAGAAACGGTAGGAAAAGTTAACAGAATGGCTTTACATgctaacaaagggaaaaaaaaaacaactaaaaagttGCATTTGGGGGTTGAGGGGAGAAGCAGTTGTTCAAATAGAGATAGGGAAACTGAGTTGGATGGTCCTGTGAAAATGATGAGATTTTAGTTGGCTGTAAGCTTAAGATAAGACAGTAGTATGATAGTTACAAAAAAAGCCACTATAATTTCAAGCTGAGTACAGCATCCAGGTTAGGGGAAATAATAGTACTGTTTCAACCTGTGTTTGCCACTGTATACAATATTGGATGAATAATTCAAGAGGGATCTGACCACACCACAAAGTGTTCAGGAAAGTGACCAGGATGAGAAAAAGCCAGTAAAGCTGAAGAATGTGGGGTTGGTCTACAGAAAAGTAGGAGGAAGTGAGATTTCCTCAGATAACTTAAAAGTTGTCAGTTGGATAAAAAATAGACTTGTTCTGCTTTAATGGACACAATTAGAACAAATGGGTAGAAGTTACAGGAGGTTTATTTTCAACTGATTATAAATGGGTTTTGACAGCCAATGTTcctgagaaatggaaagaatttgAAAGAGATCTTTCAGGGAAGCTATTAGATTCCTTCACCAGATTACAAAACAATCTTTGTGTCTAAGAATTGGTGATAGCCCATTTCTCAATGCTTGAACAAGCATTCACCTCAATATATGTTAAAAAACAGTAAGTAACTCGGTTTTATGATATgcctataaaataaaatttaaagaaattcaacAAATTAGTATTTAATACA includes:
- the CEP55 gene encoding centrosomal protein of 55 kDa, yielding MSSRSPKDLIKSKWGPKPSNSKSETALQKFRGEIAALKTTVDEIASGKGKLTDQERHRLLEKIRVLEAEREKNAYCLTEKDKEIQRLRDQLKAKYSTTTLLEQLEEKTKEGERREQLLKSLSEETDVLKKQLSATTARLAELEGKANTLHLSQTVAASCFNASVSSIHEMETQLKDALEKNQQWLVYDQQREVYVKGLLAKIFELEQKSETAAHAVSQQTKKTASEGCLQEEKQKFYNHLLANAKNDLEVQRQTITQLNFELSEFRRKYEETQKEVQDLNQLLCSQRKADVQYLEDDRHKTEKIQRLKEENDLAREKLEEEKKRSEELLSQVQLLYTSLLKQQEEQTRMALLEQQMQACTLDFENEKLDRQNMQHQLHVILKELQKARNQITQLESLKQLREFGFTEPLVTFQRETEKKVKVASPKSPTATLNESQVGCPKCNIQYPVTEHRDLLVHVEYCSK